The following coding sequences are from one Thunnus maccoyii chromosome 17, fThuMac1.1, whole genome shotgun sequence window:
- the LOC121882134 gene encoding uncharacterized protein LOC121882134, with protein sequence MDEFRWIKISLFLILVLQFRAVTGQDSYITVRDGDEVTLPCKNVINDQDKCDRTTWMYSREENSRVVELIRLGQIGEDAKAKSDRLSVTANCSLVIKKVTVDDFGRYSCRQYDRSGQPQGQDAKVYLSVINIHDKKDDDKVTLTCSVLKYEHCKDTVEWLYEGNKDDLTNLEKGSCRATVTFTASNLNQKSHYSELFKCKVPERNGGTLLCDFTPQSSCEKPGNMTKEKNEPSARNDDRTKPVLDWRWFVVMAVCLAALLIIVVAFIRWKKTKGNRTQMDDSIRPSLNPVTQTPETSQEATADPEDGVSYASINYIKSTNSKARVQTNNEGDDAVTYSTLKASSSSAGDSTDPSSLYATVNKPNNKKVNV encoded by the exons ATGGATGAATTCAGATGgattaaaatatctttatttctgATTCTGGTGCTTCAGTTTAGAG CAGTAACAGGACAAGATTCTTACATCActgtcagagatggagatgaagtcACTTTGCCttgtaaaaatgtgataaatgatcAGGACAAATGTGACCGCACTACCTGGATGTACAGTAGAGAAGAAAACTCAAGAGTAGTAGAGCTGATTAGACTTGGGCAGATTGGTGAAGATGCCAAAGCtaaatcagacagactgagtgttACAGCAAACTGTTCTCTGGTTATAAAGAAGGTCACAGTTGATGATTTTGGTCGTTACAGCTGCAGACAGTACGACAGATCAGGACAACCACAAGGTCAAGATGCTAAAgtttatctgtctgttattaaca TTCATGATAAGAAGGATGATGATAAGGTGACATTAACCTGCTCTGTGTTGAAATATGAACACTGTAAAGACACAGTGGAGTGGCTGTATGAGGGTAATAAGGATGATCTCACAAACCTGGAGAAAGGTTCCTGCAGAGCCACTGTGACATTTACAGCTTCTAATCTTAATCAGAAGTCACATTATTCTGAGTTATTTAAGTGTAAAGTGCCTGAACGTAACGGCGGGACACTGCTGTGTGACTTCACCCCTCAGTCCTCATGTGAGAAACCCG GAAACATGACAAAGGAGAAAAACGAACCGTCTGCACGCAATGATGATCGAACAAAACCCG ttctAGATTGGAGATGGTTCGTTGTCATGGCTGTATGTTTAGCTGCACTCTTAATAATTGTTGTGGCATTCATAAGATGGAAGAAAACTAAAG GGAACAGAACACAGATGGATGACAGCATT AGACCGAGCTTAAACCCAGTGACTCAGACACCAGAAACCAGTCAGGAGGCCACG GCTGATCCTGAAGATGGTGTTTCCTACGCCTCCATCAACTACATCAAGTCGACCAACAGTAAAGCCCGG GTACAGACTAACAATGAAGGTGATGATGCAGTGACCTACAGCACTTTGAaagcttcctcttcctctgctggaGACTCCACTGATCCCAGCAGCCTCTACGCTACCGtcaacaaaccaaacaacaaaaaggtCAACGTATAG
- the LOC121882141 gene encoding uncharacterized protein LOC121882141 isoform X4, translating into MKADITGQDSSFTVRDGDEVTLSCQNVMTDQDKCNSTTWLFSASRNTTVELIKLGQIGEKAKAKSDRLSVTENCSLVIKKVTVEDAGRYTCRQFKSGQQQGPDSQVDLSVVTMTEYKNNNEVTLSCSVLKHGQCRHTVKWVYQGKDVDKENKDLKTSQSTCSVTVSFLTSHFICTSNHELLKCEVTNPNNGKVQLYNISPQLSCEKPGVAETTTEPETTSTPQEDADAITATTATKDATITPQDCSALSYIMLVMHVAELLLITVITVLLFRARGNQRPPDDNIDLYFLVQQPVRSRMMKMMVR; encoded by the exons ATGAAAG CAGACATAACTGGACAAGATTCCTCCTTCActgtcagagatggagatgaagtcACTTTGTCTTGTCAAAATGTGATGACTGATCAGGATAAATGTAACAGTACTACCTGGCTCTTCAGTGCTTCAAGAAACACAACAGTAGAGCTGATTAAACTTGGGCAGATTGGTGAAAAAGCCAAAGCtaaatcagacagactgagtgttACAGAGAACTGTTCTCTGGTTATAAAGAAGGTCACAGTTGAGGATGCTGGTCGTTACACCTGCAGACAGTTCAAATCAGGACAACAACAAGGTCCAGACTCTCAGGTTGATCTGTCTGTTGTTacca TGACTGAATATAAGAACAATAATGAGGTGACGTTAAGCTGCTCTGTGTTGAAACATGGacagtgtagacacacagtgaAGTGGGTGTATCAGGGTAAAGATgtggacaaagaaaacaaagacttgAAGACATCACAGTCTACCTGTTCAGTCACTGTGTCCTTCCTGACTTCTCATTTTATTTGCACATCAAATCATGAGTTACTGAAGTGTGAAGTCACAAATCCCAACAATGGAAAAGTGCAGCTGTATAACATCAGTCCTCAGTTGTCATGTGAGAAACCAG GTGTGgctgaaacaacaacagaaccTGAAACAACATCAACACCACAAGAAG ATGCAGACGCCATAACAGCAACAACTGCAACCAAAGATGCTACAATTACACCACAAG ATTGTTCTGCTCTGAGCTACATAATGTTGGTGATGCATGTGGCTGAACTCCTCCTCATCACTGTGATTACTGTTCTTCTCTTCAGAGCTCGAG GGAACCAGAGACCACCTGATGACAACATT gatTTATATTTTCTGGTCCAGCAGCCAGTCAG gagcagaatgatgaagatgatggtgCGGTGA
- the LOC121882141 gene encoding uncharacterized protein LOC121882141 isoform X5: MKDITGQDSSFTVRDGDEVTLSCQNVMTDQDKCNSTTWLFSASRNTTVELIKLGQIGEKAKAKSDRLSVTENCSLVIKKVTVEDAGRYTCRQFKSGQQQGPDSQVDLSVVTMTEYKNNNEVTLSCSVLKHGQCRHTVKWVYQGKDVDKENKDLKTSQSTCSVTVSFLTSHFICTSNHELLKCEVTNPNNGKVQLYNISPQLSCEKPGVAETTTEPETTSTPQEDADAITATTATKDATITPQDCSALSYIMLVMHVAELLLITVITVLLFRARGNQRPPDDNIDLYFLVQQPVRSRMMKMMVR, from the exons ATGAAAG ACATAACTGGACAAGATTCCTCCTTCActgtcagagatggagatgaagtcACTTTGTCTTGTCAAAATGTGATGACTGATCAGGATAAATGTAACAGTACTACCTGGCTCTTCAGTGCTTCAAGAAACACAACAGTAGAGCTGATTAAACTTGGGCAGATTGGTGAAAAAGCCAAAGCtaaatcagacagactgagtgttACAGAGAACTGTTCTCTGGTTATAAAGAAGGTCACAGTTGAGGATGCTGGTCGTTACACCTGCAGACAGTTCAAATCAGGACAACAACAAGGTCCAGACTCTCAGGTTGATCTGTCTGTTGTTacca TGACTGAATATAAGAACAATAATGAGGTGACGTTAAGCTGCTCTGTGTTGAAACATGGacagtgtagacacacagtgaAGTGGGTGTATCAGGGTAAAGATgtggacaaagaaaacaaagacttgAAGACATCACAGTCTACCTGTTCAGTCACTGTGTCCTTCCTGACTTCTCATTTTATTTGCACATCAAATCATGAGTTACTGAAGTGTGAAGTCACAAATCCCAACAATGGAAAAGTGCAGCTGTATAACATCAGTCCTCAGTTGTCATGTGAGAAACCAG GTGTGgctgaaacaacaacagaaccTGAAACAACATCAACACCACAAGAAG ATGCAGACGCCATAACAGCAACAACTGCAACCAAAGATGCTACAATTACACCACAAG ATTGTTCTGCTCTGAGCTACATAATGTTGGTGATGCATGTGGCTGAACTCCTCCTCATCACTGTGATTACTGTTCTTCTCTTCAGAGCTCGAG GGAACCAGAGACCACCTGATGACAACATT gatTTATATTTTCTGGTCCAGCAGCCAGTCAG gagcagaatgatgaagatgatggtgCGGTGA
- the LOC121882141 gene encoding uncharacterized protein LOC121882141 isoform X3, translating into MRERSRMVEFRRIQMLFLILVLQFSDITGQDSSFTVRDGDEVTLSCQNVMTDQDKCNSTTWIFSGSGSSTVVLIELGQIGKKAKAKSDRLSVTANCSLVIKKVTVEDVGRYSCRQYNRSGQQQGQDSQVDLSVVTMTEYKNNNEVTLSCSVLKHGQCRHTVKWVYQGKDVDKENKDLKTSQSTCSVTVSFLTSHFICTSNHELLKCEVTNPNNGKVQLYNISPQLSCEKPGVAETTTEPETTSTPQEDADAITATTATKDATITPQDCSALSYIMLVMHVAELLLITVITVLLFRARGNQRPPDDNIDLYFLVQQPVR; encoded by the exons atgagagagagaagcaggatgGTTGAATTCAGACGgattcaaatgttgtttctgATACTGGTGCTTCAGTTTTcag ACATAACTGGACAAGATTCCTCCTTCActgtcagagatggagatgaagttACTTTGTCTTGTCAAAATGTGATGACTGATCAGGATAAATGTAACAGTACTACTTGGATCTTCAGTGGTTCAGGAAGCTCAACAGTAGTGCTGATTGAACTTGGGCAGATTGGTAAAAAAGCCAAAGCtaaatcagacagactgagtgttACAGCAAACTGTTCTCTGGTTATAAAGAAGGTCACAGTTGAGGATGTTGGTCGTTACAGCTGCAGACAGTACAACAGATCAGGACAACAACAAGGTCAAGACTCTCAGGTTGATCTGTCTGTTGTTacca TGACTGAATATAAGAACAATAATGAGGTGACGTTAAGCTGCTCTGTGTTGAAACATGGacagtgtagacacacagtgaAGTGGGTGTATCAGGGTAAAGATgtggacaaagaaaacaaagacttgAAGACATCACAGTCTACCTGTTCAGTCACTGTGTCCTTCCTGACTTCTCATTTTATTTGCACATCAAATCATGAGTTACTGAAGTGTGAAGTCACAAATCCCAACAATGGAAAAGTGCAGCTGTATAACATCAGTCCTCAGTTGTCATGTGAGAAACCAG GTGTGgctgaaacaacaacagaaccTGAAACAACATCAACACCACAAGAAG ATGCAGACGCCATAACAGCAACAACTGCAACCAAAGATGCTACAATTACACCACAAG ATTGTTCTGCTCTGAGCTACATAATGTTGGTGATGCATGTGGCTGAACTCCTCCTCATCACTGTGATTACTGTTCTTCTCTTCAGAGCTCGAG GGAACCAGAGACCACCTGATGACAACATT gatTTATATTTTCTGGTCCAGCAGCCAGTCAGGTAA
- the LOC121882141 gene encoding uncharacterized protein LOC121882141 isoform X1 — protein sequence MRERSRMVEFRRIQMLFLILVLQFSDITGQDSSFTVRDGDEVTLSCQNVMTDQDKCNSTTWIFSGSGSSTVVLIELGQIGKKAKAKSDRLSVTANCSLVIKKVTVEDVGRYSCRQYNRSGQQQGQDSQVDLSVVTMTEYKNNNEVTLSCSVLKHGQCRHTVKWVYQGKDVDKENKDLKTSQSTCSVTVSFLTSHFICTSNHELLKCEVTNPNNGKVQLYNISPQLSCEKPGVAETTTEPETTSTPQEDADAITATTATKDATITPQDCSALSYIMLVMHVAELLLITVITVLLFRARGNQRPPDDNIDLYFLVQQPVRSRMMKMMVR from the exons atgagagagagaagcaggatgGTTGAATTCAGACGgattcaaatgttgtttctgATACTGGTGCTTCAGTTTTcag ACATAACTGGACAAGATTCCTCCTTCActgtcagagatggagatgaagttACTTTGTCTTGTCAAAATGTGATGACTGATCAGGATAAATGTAACAGTACTACTTGGATCTTCAGTGGTTCAGGAAGCTCAACAGTAGTGCTGATTGAACTTGGGCAGATTGGTAAAAAAGCCAAAGCtaaatcagacagactgagtgttACAGCAAACTGTTCTCTGGTTATAAAGAAGGTCACAGTTGAGGATGTTGGTCGTTACAGCTGCAGACAGTACAACAGATCAGGACAACAACAAGGTCAAGACTCTCAGGTTGATCTGTCTGTTGTTacca TGACTGAATATAAGAACAATAATGAGGTGACGTTAAGCTGCTCTGTGTTGAAACATGGacagtgtagacacacagtgaAGTGGGTGTATCAGGGTAAAGATgtggacaaagaaaacaaagacttgAAGACATCACAGTCTACCTGTTCAGTCACTGTGTCCTTCCTGACTTCTCATTTTATTTGCACATCAAATCATGAGTTACTGAAGTGTGAAGTCACAAATCCCAACAATGGAAAAGTGCAGCTGTATAACATCAGTCCTCAGTTGTCATGTGAGAAACCAG GTGTGgctgaaacaacaacagaaccTGAAACAACATCAACACCACAAGAAG ATGCAGACGCCATAACAGCAACAACTGCAACCAAAGATGCTACAATTACACCACAAG ATTGTTCTGCTCTGAGCTACATAATGTTGGTGATGCATGTGGCTGAACTCCTCCTCATCACTGTGATTACTGTTCTTCTCTTCAGAGCTCGAG GGAACCAGAGACCACCTGATGACAACATT gatTTATATTTTCTGGTCCAGCAGCCAGTCAG gagcagaatgatgaagatgatggtgCGGTGA
- the LOC121882141 gene encoding uncharacterized protein LOC121882141 isoform X2, whose translation MVEFRRIQMLFLILVLQFSADITGQDSSFTVRDGDEVTLSCQNVMTDQDKCNSTTWLFSASRNTTVELIKLGQIGEKAKAKSDRLSVTENCSLVIKKVTVEDAGRYTCRQFKSGQQQGPDSQVDLSVVTMTEYKNNNEVTLSCSVLKHGQCRHTVKWVYQGKDVDKENKDLKTSQSTCSVTVSFLTSHFICTSNHELLKCEVTNPNNGKVQLYNISPQLSCEKPGVAETTTEPETTSTPQEDADAITATTATKDATITPQDCSALSYIMLVMHVAELLLITVITVLLFRARGNQRPPDDNIDLYFLVQQPVRSRMMKMMVR comes from the exons atgGTTGAATTCAGACGgattcaaatgttgtttctgATACTGGTGCTTCAGTTTTcag CAGACATAACTGGACAAGATTCCTCCTTCActgtcagagatggagatgaagtcACTTTGTCTTGTCAAAATGTGATGACTGATCAGGATAAATGTAACAGTACTACCTGGCTCTTCAGTGCTTCAAGAAACACAACAGTAGAGCTGATTAAACTTGGGCAGATTGGTGAAAAAGCCAAAGCtaaatcagacagactgagtgttACAGAGAACTGTTCTCTGGTTATAAAGAAGGTCACAGTTGAGGATGCTGGTCGTTACACCTGCAGACAGTTCAAATCAGGACAACAACAAGGTCCAGACTCTCAGGTTGATCTGTCTGTTGTTacca TGACTGAATATAAGAACAATAATGAGGTGACGTTAAGCTGCTCTGTGTTGAAACATGGacagtgtagacacacagtgaAGTGGGTGTATCAGGGTAAAGATgtggacaaagaaaacaaagacttgAAGACATCACAGTCTACCTGTTCAGTCACTGTGTCCTTCCTGACTTCTCATTTTATTTGCACATCAAATCATGAGTTACTGAAGTGTGAAGTCACAAATCCCAACAATGGAAAAGTGCAGCTGTATAACATCAGTCCTCAGTTGTCATGTGAGAAACCAG GTGTGgctgaaacaacaacagaaccTGAAACAACATCAACACCACAAGAAG ATGCAGACGCCATAACAGCAACAACTGCAACCAAAGATGCTACAATTACACCACAAG ATTGTTCTGCTCTGAGCTACATAATGTTGGTGATGCATGTGGCTGAACTCCTCCTCATCACTGTGATTACTGTTCTTCTCTTCAGAGCTCGAG GGAACCAGAGACCACCTGATGACAACATT gatTTATATTTTCTGGTCCAGCAGCCAGTCAG gagcagaatgatgaagatgatggtgCGGTGA